The DNA segment GTTCTAAAAATCCTTGACATTTTTCTAAAGTTAAATGAGCACCAGTACATTCTAAAATAATCTGTGCACCATATTTTGCAAAATCTAAATCTGCAACATTTCTACTTTTTAAAACTTTTATTTTTTTGTTATCGATGATTAAATCATCTCCTTCATTTTCAACACTACCATCATATACTCCATGAATGGTATCGTATTTAAAAAGGTATTTGGTAAGTTCTATATCAGTGGTATCATTGATTGCTACAAGTTCTATATCATCGCGTTTCATAATAATTCTTGCGACACATCTTCCAATACGTCCAAAGCCATTTATTGCAACTTTTACAGCCATTTTCATTTCCTTTTTATGATTAAGTCGCTAAGATTTTACTAAAAAAAGGTTAAAAATTTAATGAAAATTGCACTTTTTGGTGGTAGTTTTGATCCACCTCATTTAGGACATAATGCAGTTGTGCTTAATGCTTTAGATAATTTAGATATAGACAAATTAATTATAATGCCAACTTTTATAAATCCATTTAAAAGTAGTTTTGCTGCTGATGAAGTAAAGCGTTTGAAATGGGTAAAAACACTTTGGAAAAATTTGATTAAAGTTGAAATATGTGATTTTGAAATTAAAAAGCAAAGACCAGTTCCTAGTATAGAAAGTGTTGATTTTTTATATAAAAATTATCAAATAGAAAAATTTTATCTTATTTTAGGTGCTGATCATTTGCAAAATTTACATAAGTGGCATGAATATGATCGTTTAAAAAAAATGGTTGAATTTGTGATTGCAAAAAGAGATGATATATCTATACCTCAAGAATTCATAACTTTAGATACTAAAGTTGATATTTCTTCTTCTTTTATTAGAAAAACATTACAAACTACACAAGTTTGTGAGCAAATCAAAGAGGAAGTTAAGCTTTATTATTCTAAATTTCAAGATAAACAAAATTAAGGAAGTATATGCAAGAGAGAATTGATAACATAGTTAAAATTTTAGATGATAAAAAAGCTGACTTTATAGAAACTTTTGATATGCAAAATAAAGATTATTTTGTTAAATTTGTAGTAATTGCCACTACTATGGGGGAAAGGCACGCACTTTCTTTGTTAGATGATTTAAAAACTAATCTCAAAAATAAAGGGGAAGAATTTTTAAATATAGAAAGTAGTGAAGAATGGACAGCTATTGATCTAGGAGATATTTTGATCCATTTGATGAGTGAAAATTATAGACAAAAATATAATATAGAAGATTTTTTAAAAACATTAAATAAAGACAATAAATTTTAATTTATAAATTTATATTTCTGTAAGTTTTTTATTTAGTGTTTGGATAAATCCTTCAAAATTTGGAAGGTTCAAATTTTTTATTTTTCTTTGTTGTTTACCCCACATACTTTCTGGAAAAAATGCATCTTCTTTAAACCTTGCCATAACGTGGAAATGGACTCTAGGGACATAATTTGCAAATGAAGCAATATTGATTTTTTCAGGTTGATAATATTCTTTTAAACTAAGCTCGCTAGCTACAATAAATTTAAAAAGCATATTTTGTACAAAGTCAGGACAATCGCTTAATTCTTTATAATTTTCTTTGGTAAAAATTTTTATCCAAGGGATTTGTGAATCTTCTTTTTCTATGTATAAAATATCATTTTCATATATCATAATTTATTCCTCATAGACTAGGATATCCTAGTCTATAGAATTTTATTTTTTAGGACCTATCATTTTGGTAGGATCTACAAATTTAGCAAAATCTTCTTCACTAACTAAATTTAATTCCATGGCGCTTTCTTTCAATGAAATGCCTTTTTTATGAGCATTTTTTGCTACTTTTGCAGCATTTTCATAACCTATATGAGGATTTAAAGCAGTAACTAGCATTAAAGAATTATGAAGATTATAGTCAATTTTTTCTTTGTTTGGTTCTATACCTACTGCACAATGAATATTAAACGAATGCATAGCATCAGCTAATAGGTCAAGACTTTGTAAAAAATTATAAATAATTACAGGTTTAAAAACATTAAGTTCAAAATTTCCTTGACTTGCCGCAAAACCTATAGCAGCATCATTTCCCATAACTTGGACTGCAACCATTGTTAAGGCTTCGCACTGTGTTGGATTAACTTTACCAGGCATAATAGAGCTTCCAGGCTCATTTTCTGGAATGATTAATTCTCCAAGACCGCATCTAGGACCTGAAGCAAGCCATCTAATATCATTAGCTATTTTCATTAAATTTGCCGCTAAGCCTTTCATAGCTCCATGGGTAAAATTAATCGCATCATGACTAGTTAAAGCGTGAAATTTGTTTGGACTTGAAATAAATTTAGTACCTAGGAGTTTGCTTAATTCTTCACTTACTTTTTCACTAAGTTCTGGATGAGCATTTAATCCTGTGCCAACAGCAGTTCCGCCTATTGCAAGCTCTCTTAGAGTCGGCAAAGAAGCAATCAATTGTTCTTTTGAATGAAGCAGCATGGATAAGTATCCGCTAAATTCTTGTGCTAAAGTTAATGGAGTAGCGTCTTGAAGATGAGTTCTTCCTATTTTGATAATTCCTTCAAATTCTTTTACTTTCTTTTCAAAAGTCGCAATAAGTTCATCTAAAGCAGGGATAAGTTTTTTCTCTACTTGTTCAACCGAAACTATACTCATAGCAGTTGGGAAGGTGTCATTTGAGCTTTGGCTCATATTTACATGATCATTTGGATGAACAAGCTTTTCTTTTCTAAAATCTCCACCCATAATTTCTGTAGCACGATTTGCTATGACTTCATTCATATTCATATTACTTTGTGTGCCTGAACCTGTTTGCCATATTGCTAGTGGGAAATTATCGTCAAATTTTCCTGCTACGATTTCATCGCAAGCTTGAACAATAGCATTCTTTTTTGCATCATCTAATTTTCCAAGTTTATTATTTACCAATGCTAAAGATTTTTTAAGATTTGCAAAGGCATAAATTAAAACTTTTGGCATTTTTTCAGTACCAATTTTAAAATTTTCAAAACTTCTTTCAGTTTGAGCACCCCAATATTTATCATTAGGAACTTTAATCTCTCCCATAGTATCATGTTCAATTCTATATTCCATGATTATTCCTTAAAATTGAATTTAAAACCATATTTAAACGCAAAAAAACCTAAAATTAGCTTACAATTTTTAAAAATGTTATATAAATTTCATTTAAATGCGCAACAATAGCGTATTATCACTCAACAGTAACACTTTTAGCTAAATTTCTTGGCATATCTACATCATTACCCAATCTTATAGACACCTCAAGAGCTAAAAGTTGTAAAATAACCATCATTTCGAAAAATTCGCACATATAATGTTCTTGACTTGAAGTTTTTATAAAATCATCACTTAAGTCAAAATCAATAGGTGAAATAGCAAGCAAAGTAGAATCTCTAGCTGCAAGTTCTTCCACGTTTGATTTTGTTTTTTCATAAAGACAATTTTTCGGCATTAATGCCACTGTAAAAAGTTCGCTATCTGCTAAAGCTATAGGTCCATGTTTCATCTCTCCAGCAGGATATCCTTCTGCGTGTAAATAAGAAATTTCTTTTAACTTTAAAGCTCCTTCTAGGGCTAATGGATAAAATACATCTCTTCCTATAAAGAAAAATCCGTGACCATGTAAATATCTTTTTGAAATTCTATGAACTTTTTCATGTAAATTTTGATTTACTTTTACTATATTTGGTAAGCTTCTTAAAGCCTTAATTTCATGATTCATATCAAGTTTAGCTTTTTGTGCGAGATAAATAGCTAACATCCATAAAGTAGCAACTTGAGTAGCAAAAGCTTTAGTTGATGCTACACCTTTTTCGATTCCAGCTCTAGTAAGTAAGGAAATATCAGCTAATCGTACGATATTGGAATTATCTACATTGCATACTGCTAAGGTTTTAACTCCTTGAGCTTTTGCTATTTTTAAAGCTTCGAGTGTATCGGCAGTTTCTCCGCTTTGAGATATAACTATAAAAAGTGTATTTTTTCCTATAATAGCTTCTCTGTATCTAAATTCACTAGCAACCTCCACTTTAGTTTTAATTTTTGCTAATCTTTCAAATAAGTAAGCTCCACTTAAAGCAGCATGATAGCTAGTGCCGCAAGCACAAAGTGTAATTTCTTCTATGTTTTCTAATATTTTATCATTAATATCTTCAAAAACAACTTCATCACCTTGCAAGCGTCCCATTAATACTTCAGTTAAGACTCTACTTTGTTCATAAATTTCTTTTTCCATGAAAAATCTATATCCATCTTTTTGTGCAAAACTTTTATCTTGATTTAAAATAACAAAATTAGGTTGAATATGTGTTTGTTCATGGTATAACTTACATTCTTTTAAATTTACAAAGCCATAATCCCCATCTTCAAGATAAGCTACTTTATTTACTAAAGATACCAAAGGAGCATCACTTGAAGCAAAATAATACTCATCTTCATCATCGTTTTTACCTATAATCAAAGGTACGGCATTTTTGGCAAAATAAATAGTACTTGGATCTTTTTTGCTAATTAATAATATAGCATAAGCTCCTTTTAGTTCTTCAATAGTTTTTTTGAATGCATCAAAAGATGATAAAGTGGCTGCATAATATTCAAACAAATGCACAATAACTTCAGTATCTGTTTGACTTAAAAATGAAATTCCTTCTTTAGTAAGTTTTTCTTTTAGTTCTTGATAATTTTCTATGATTCCATTATGTATCACACACGAGTATTGTCCTAAATGCGGATGAGCATTAATCTCTGTTGGTTTGCCATGTGTTGCCCAGCGTGTATGTCCTATAGCTAAGCCAAAACCATCACTACTGAATTGACTTGTTTTATTAGCTAAGTTATCTAATTTTCCAACTGCTTTAAAAAAATCAAGCTCTCCTTCTTTCATCACAGCTATACCAGCACTGTCATAACCTCTATATTCTAATTCTTTTAATCCATCAAGGATGATTTTTTTCTTTTCTTTATTTCCTATATATCCTACAATCCCACACATTTCCTACTCACTTATTAATGATTTTAAAATTTTTTCCTTATAATTTTGCAAACTTTCGTTTTTATGCAAGATTAAAACATTTCTAGTTCTTTCCCTTATAGTTTGAATTTTAGCCGCACTTAAAATTACATCGTAGTTTGTTAATACTTCCATTACATAAGCCATTAAACCTTTTTGATCCTTTGTATTTAAGTTTATCTTAGCATAATTTTTAGAATAATCCATATCTAATTTTAATTCATCTTTTTTAATGTTTGGTTTTTTTACTTTTTTTTGTATCTTTGTATGTAATTTTGAATTTAATAAATTCTGAAGACTTTCTTTTTGTTCATCGCTTATAATATCAGAATATTCAAATTTAAGATATATTTTATCTTCAAATAATTCAAAAAATCCCATAAAAATCAAATTTAAAGAGCTTAAAGAATTTAATATATTCTCTAAATTATTATTTTTACTCACAATAACTTCTAAAACTAAATTTTCACTGTTGTCAAGCCAAAATGTAAAATTTTCTTTTTGTGCTATTTGAGTAATCTTGATAATTTTTTCAAAATTATTCTGGATAAAAAATAAATTAGATTTAATATGAATAATATTATTTTGAGTTTGCTCATCAAGATTTGCAAAAGCTTTACTTCTTTTTAAAATTTGTTCTTTTTTAACTCTTTTTTGACTTTCATCTATTAGATTCTCATCTTCAAAACCTTCTAAAGCATTTTGATATAAATTTTCTAAACTTTTATAATAAAAATTATTTTCTATACCCAAAGCTTTGGCGTTGCAAAAAGATAAAATATAAAGCATTTTTAAAGTATATGAATCGGTAAGTTTAGATATAAAATTCAATATTATAGTTTGATTGTAAATATCTTCTTTTTCTATAATATCTTTAAAAGCATTAAAATTTTTGAGTAATCTTATTCCAAGCTCTAAACTGTCATTATTGATGTTAAATTTACCAACATAAGCTCGATAAATATTTGCTAAAGATATTTCATTGTTTTCATTTATTGCGCTTAAAAGTATGGTTAATTTTAGCACCAATAAAATATCCGCATCTAAATCTTTATTTTCGTTTTTATTTTCAAAGTGATATAAACAAAGTAAAGCTCTATCTAAAGCGCTATACACCCCATCTTCTTCGAGTAAAAATTTACTTTGAATTAAGGGTTTGCAAAAGTCTTTTAAGATATTAGCATCTAATAATAATTTTAATATACTATAGGAATATTTACGCTTTAAGATGGCTTCAAAAAAATCTAAATTTTTTATATTGTTTTTTGAACGCTTGAGTGCAAAAATAAGGCTAATATCAAAATGATAATTTTTATCGTCTAATTTTAAAAGTACTGATAAAATTTCTTCTAAGTTTTTTTCGTTTTCATTATAAATAAAATAATCATTTTCTATAAATTCAAAATTTTGATTTTGTTTTTTTTGCATATTTCTTGCTAAAAAATGAGTATAAATTCCGCAAGTATGCATAGATTGAAGCGCTTTTTGAGTGAGTATAGAGTTAAGATTTAAATTTTTCTTTTCTTTTTTATGCATTAAATTTGCGAGATTTTGGGTGTTTTGTATTAAAAATATATTTGTATTTTTTCCCTCTAAAAGATTCATTGCACATTTTAATGAAAATAAAAAATCACTTGCTAATTTAAATTCACTCAATTCTTTTTCATTGATAAAATTTAACATATAGTTTTTTGGGCTATTTTTATATAAAATATTTAAATTTTCTATGTTTAATTGCTCATTAAGTCCCCCAAATTCTGTATTAATATCAAATTCTTGTTTTATTAAGATCTGTTCGAAAGGATTGAAATTTTTTAGAATTTTATAGCTAAAATCATTTTTAAATTCATTCTGTATTTGTGTAATTTTTTCTTTAATTTGTTTAAATAAAATCTTAGAACCGCAAATGAATCTATATTGTAAAATATCTTCTTTAAGTTCATTTTTTACTACATTGTGAAGCCCATTAAGCTCATAAATTTGGTAGTTTATATTAAGATTAATATCATTTAGAATTCCTAAAAAATTTTTCATTAGAGGTTTTATATTGTAAGCTTTGATATCTTTATATATTAAAAGCAGATCCACATTTTCTTTTATACTTAAATTCATCTTAGCATATTGTTTTATAGCCAAAATACATAAAGGAATTTTATCTTCATGTGGAAAAAAGTTATCAAAAAAATCATTTAAAATTAAATCGTATGTATCTTTTATAAAATGATCTATTTCCTTGGAATGATGATAACTAAAAGAACCTTGTTTTAAAAAAAGTCTTGAGCAGTATGCTTCATAATCTTTTAAAGAAATTTTTAATTTTTGAATTTTTTCTATATTGAGACTCAAAAAATATCCTTAAATATATTTTTTAAATCATACCACAATAATTTGTATGAAGTTTTAAGTAAATTAAAAATATAATTACATTTTAAATTTCAAAATTTTGGTTAAATGATGCAAACAATTATTCAAAAATTAGACAATGAAGAAAGATTAAATGAGAATGAAGCTAATAAACTTTGGGATTTTGATCTTTTTACTCTAGGAAAATACGCTCAAAAAATTCGTACTAAACTTCATGGGAAAAAAGTTTATTTTAATATTAATCGCCATATTAATCCTACTAATATTTGTGCTGATACTTGTAAATTTTGTGCTTTTTCAGCTCATAGGAAAAATCCAAATCCTTATACGATGACTCATGAACAAATTATGAATATTATTGATGAAACAGTGCAAAGAGACACTAAAGAGATTCATATTGTTTCAGCACATAATAAAAACACTTCTTGGGAATGGTATTTGGAAATTTTTAGAATGATCAAACAAAAATATCCATTTTTACACATTAAGGCTTTAACTGCTGCAGAAGTTGATTTTTTAAGTAGAGCTTTTAATATGAGTTATGAGCAAATTATAGAAAAGATGCTTGAATATGGTGTTGATTCTATGCCAGGCGGTGGAGCTGAAATTTTTGATGAAGAGATTCGTAAAAAAATTTGCCATGGTAAAGTTAGTAGTCAAAATTGGTTAAAAATTCATAAGCTTTGGCATGAAAAAGGTAGGCAAAGTAATGCAACTATGCTATTTGGTCATATTGAAGATAGAAAACATAGAACAAATCACATGATAAGATTAAGAGAACTTCAAGATCAAACTGGCGGTTTTAATGCTTTTATTCCTTTGGTGTGGCAACAAGACAATAGTTTTATTACAAATAAAAAACCATTAGGTTCAGTTGAAATTTTAAAGACACTTTCCATTGCAAGAATTGTACTTGATAATATTAAAAATATTAAAGCATATTGGGCTACTATGGGAATAAATTTGGCTATGGTTGCGCAAGATTTTGGAGCTAATGATTTAGATGGAACTATAGAAAAAGAAAGTATACAAAGTGCTGGTGGTGCAAAAAGTGCCAATGGTTTAAATTTAAAAACTTTTATAGAGTTGATACAAAGTTCAGGCTATGTTGCTATAGAGCGTGATAGTTTATATAACGAATTAAAAACTTATTAAGGAAGAAAATGGATTTTTTTAAACTCAAAGAACATAAAAGCGATATAAAAACAGAAATTTATGCAGGTATTGCTACTTTTTTAGCGATGATTTATATTATACCAGTGAATGCAAATATTATGAGTGCTTCAGGTATGCCTTTGGAAGCTTTAATTGTAGCAACAGCTTTGGTAACTATTTTTGCAACAGCTTTAAATGCTTTTGTTTCTAATACACCCGTAGCTATGAGTGTGGGTATGGGTTTGAATGCATATTTTACCTTTAGTGTTTGTAATACTTATCAAGTGCCTTGGCAAACAGCCTTAGGTGCGGTATTTTTATCTGGAATGATTTTTACCTTACTTTCTTTTACCAATTTTAGAATATGGGTTATTAGAAGTATTCCTAATGATCTAAGAAAAGCTATTTCGGCTGGTATTGGGACATTTATAGCTTTTATGGGACTTGTGCAAATGGGTGTGATTGTTAAAAGCGAGGCGACTTTAGTGAGTTTAGGAGATTTTTCAAGTTCTAATGTTTTATTTGGTATATTTGGTTTATTTTTGGTTTTTACATTTTGGGCTTGGCGAATTAAGGCAGCTTTTATTTTGGCAGTTTTTGTTAGTGCATTTTTTGCTTGGATTTTTGGTATAAACGGAGCTACTTTTCCAGAAAAAATTTTTTCTTTGCCTATTATTAATGGTGAAAATGGCTTGAGTGCTATATTTGGGAAACTTGATATCGTAGGAGCCTTAGAACTTAGTATGATACCTATTATATTAACTTTTTTTGTGACTCAGCTTTTTGATAGTGTGGGTACTATTACAGGTGTTGGCTCAAGAGGAAAAATTTTTGATGATCCTAAATTTGGTGAGAAAAAATTAGGTAAAACTTTAGGTGTTGATGCGACAAGCTCAGCCCTTGGTGCAATTGTTGGGACCTCTACAGTTACAGCATTTGTTGAAAGTTCAGCAGGAGTGGAAGCAGGTGGTAGAACAGGACTTACTGCATTAGTAACAGCAATTTGCTTTGTTTTAACTCTATTTTTACTTCCTGTATTTAAAGCTATTCCAGCAAATTCTATCTATCCTGTATTAGTTTTGGTAGGTGTGTTGATGTTTATGGAAGTTGCGAGTATTAATTTTAAAGATATAAGTATTGCAGCAAGTGCATTTTTTATTATTATCATGATGCCTTTAACTTATTCTATTACAACAGGTTTTGCTTTTGGTTTTGTTGTTTATTTATTTATGTGTCTTGTGCAGAGAGAATTTGCGCGAATTAATTTTGGTATAGTTGTTTTAAGTTTTATTTCTTTAGCCGTTTTTTTATTACAATTTATAGGACATTAAAATGTATTATTATTCTTATGAAGAATTTCAAAAAGAAATTATCCCTTTTACTCATAAAATTCAAAAAGAATTTAACCCAGATGTTTTGCTTGCTATCGCAAGAGGTGGTATGACTTTAGGGCATTTTTTAGCAGAAGGTTTAAATAATCGAAATTTATTTTCTCTAAATTCTATTCATTATAATGATACGCAAAAGCTAGATACGATTAAAATTTTTAACATACCAGATCTTAGTGCCTATAAAAAAATTCTTTTAGTAGATGATATTATCGATAGTGGTGAAACAATGATAGAAATTAAAAGAATTTTAATAGAACAATATCCACATTTAGAACTTAAAGTTGCTACAGTTTTTTATAAACCTTCAGCTTTATTGATTCCGGAATTTTGTATTAAAGAAGCTACAGAATGGATAAAATTCTTTTGGAGTATTGAAATTTAAATCAAACTAAGAATATTACGATATCCTTATAATATTCATTTTTGTTAAGAAAGGAGAAGATATGAGTTTAACAAGAAGAAAATTTTTAAAAGGTTTAGCTGCGACCTCAGCCATTGCTTCTACTAATCCTTTGATAGCTGCAACAAGTGGAACTAAATTCTATGACACTAAAAAAATTCCACATGCGACGCACTTTGGTGCATTTTTTGCAGATGTTAATTCAGAAGGTAAAATTACAAAAATTACTCCACAAAAATCTGATAAACATCCTTCTATTATCACAGATGCAATTATTGACAGAACTTATTCAGATACTAGAATCAAGTATCCATGCGTGAGAAAAAGTTTTTTAGAAGGTAAAAAAAGACCAAAATTAAGAGGCAAGGAGCCTTTTGTAAGAGTAAGTTGGGAAAAAGCTTTAGAATTAGTTTTAGAAAAATTAAAAGAAACTCCTATAGAAAATTTATTCAATGCAAGTTATGGTGCTTGGGGTCATGTTGGTTTGCTTCATAATTGTAATTCAGTTGCAGGTAGATTTTTTAATACTGCTTTAGGTGGTCACATAGGTACT comes from the Campylobacter insulaenigrae NCTC 12927 genome and includes:
- a CDS encoding NCS2 family permease; this translates as MDFFKLKEHKSDIKTEIYAGIATFLAMIYIIPVNANIMSASGMPLEALIVATALVTIFATALNAFVSNTPVAMSVGMGLNAYFTFSVCNTYQVPWQTALGAVFLSGMIFTLLSFTNFRIWVIRSIPNDLRKAISAGIGTFIAFMGLVQMGVIVKSEATLVSLGDFSSSNVLFGIFGLFLVFTFWAWRIKAAFILAVFVSAFFAWIFGINGATFPEKIFSLPIINGENGLSAIFGKLDIVGALELSMIPIILTFFVTQLFDSVGTITGVGSRGKIFDDPKFGEKKLGKTLGVDATSSALGAIVGTSTVTAFVESSAGVEAGGRTGLTALVTAICFVLTLFLLPVFKAIPANSIYPVLVLVGVLMFMEVASINFKDISIAASAFFIIIMMPLTYSITTGFAFGFVVYLFMCLVQREFARINFGIVVLSFISLAVFLLQFIGH
- a CDS encoding phosphoribosyltransferase, whose protein sequence is MYYYSYEEFQKEIIPFTHKIQKEFNPDVLLAIARGGMTLGHFLAEGLNNRNLFSLNSIHYNDTQKLDTIKIFNIPDLSAYKKILLVDDIIDSGETMIEIKRILIEQYPHLELKVATVFYKPSALLIPEFCIKEATEWIKFFWSIEI
- the nadD gene encoding nicotinate (nicotinamide) nucleotide adenylyltransferase; translation: MKIALFGGSFDPPHLGHNAVVLNALDNLDIDKLIIMPTFINPFKSSFAADEVKRLKWVKTLWKNLIKVEICDFEIKKQRPVPSIESVDFLYKNYQIEKFYLILGADHLQNLHKWHEYDRLKKMVEFVIAKRDDISIPQEFITLDTKVDISSSFIRKTLQTTQVCEQIKEEVKLYYSKFQDKQN
- a CDS encoding nucleotidyltransferase, whose amino-acid sequence is MNLSIKENVDLLLIYKDIKAYNIKPLMKNFLGILNDINLNINYQIYELNGLHNVVKNELKEDILQYRFICGSKILFKQIKEKITQIQNEFKNDFSYKILKNFNPFEQILIKQEFDINTEFGGLNEQLNIENLNILYKNSPKNYMLNFINEKELSEFKLASDFLFSLKCAMNLLEGKNTNIFLIQNTQNLANLMHKKEKKNLNLNSILTQKALQSMHTCGIYTHFLARNMQKKQNQNFEFIENDYFIYNENEKNLEEILSVLLKLDDKNYHFDISLIFALKRSKNNIKNLDFFEAILKRKYSYSILKLLLDANILKDFCKPLIQSKFLLEEDGVYSALDRALLCLYHFENKNENKDLDADILLVLKLTILLSAINENNEISLANIYRAYVGKFNINNDSLELGIRLLKNFNAFKDIIEKEDIYNQTIILNFISKLTDSYTLKMLYILSFCNAKALGIENNFYYKSLENLYQNALEGFEDENLIDESQKRVKKEQILKRSKAFANLDEQTQNNIIHIKSNLFFIQNNFEKIIKITQIAQKENFTFWLDNSENLVLEVIVSKNNNLENILNSLSSLNLIFMGFFELFEDKIYLKFEYSDIISDEQKESLQNLLNSKLHTKIQKKVKKPNIKKDELKLDMDYSKNYAKINLNTKDQKGLMAYVMEVLTNYDVILSAAKIQTIRERTRNVLILHKNESLQNYKEKILKSLISE
- a CDS encoding HIT family protein produces the protein MIYENDILYIEKEDSQIPWIKIFTKENYKELSDCPDFVQNMLFKFIVASELSLKEYYQPEKINIASFANYVPRVHFHVMARFKEDAFFPESMWGKQQRKIKNLNLPNFEGFIQTLNKKLTEI
- the glmS gene encoding glutamine--fructose-6-phosphate transaminase (isomerizing) — protein: MCGIVGYIGNKEKKKIILDGLKELEYRGYDSAGIAVMKEGELDFFKAVGKLDNLANKTSQFSSDGFGLAIGHTRWATHGKPTEINAHPHLGQYSCVIHNGIIENYQELKEKLTKEGISFLSQTDTEVIVHLFEYYAATLSSFDAFKKTIEELKGAYAILLISKKDPSTIYFAKNAVPLIIGKNDDEDEYYFASSDAPLVSLVNKVAYLEDGDYGFVNLKECKLYHEQTHIQPNFVILNQDKSFAQKDGYRFFMEKEIYEQSRVLTEVLMGRLQGDEVVFEDINDKILENIEEITLCACGTSYHAALSGAYLFERLAKIKTKVEVASEFRYREAIIGKNTLFIVISQSGETADTLEALKIAKAQGVKTLAVCNVDNSNIVRLADISLLTRAGIEKGVASTKAFATQVATLWMLAIYLAQKAKLDMNHEIKALRSLPNIVKVNQNLHEKVHRISKRYLHGHGFFFIGRDVFYPLALEGALKLKEISYLHAEGYPAGEMKHGPIALADSELFTVALMPKNCLYEKTKSNVEELAARDSTLLAISPIDFDLSDDFIKTSSQEHYMCEFFEMMVILQLLALEVSIRLGNDVDMPRNLAKSVTVE
- the mqnE gene encoding aminofutalosine synthase MqnE; amino-acid sequence: MQTIIQKLDNEERLNENEANKLWDFDLFTLGKYAQKIRTKLHGKKVYFNINRHINPTNICADTCKFCAFSAHRKNPNPYTMTHEQIMNIIDETVQRDTKEIHIVSAHNKNTSWEWYLEIFRMIKQKYPFLHIKALTAAEVDFLSRAFNMSYEQIIEKMLEYGVDSMPGGGAEIFDEEIRKKICHGKVSSQNWLKIHKLWHEKGRQSNATMLFGHIEDRKHRTNHMIRLRELQDQTGGFNAFIPLVWQQDNSFITNKKPLGSVEILKTLSIARIVLDNIKNIKAYWATMGINLAMVAQDFGANDLDGTIEKESIQSAGGAKSANGLNLKTFIELIQSSGYVAIERDSLYNELKTY
- the rsfS gene encoding ribosome silencing factor, translating into MQERIDNIVKILDDKKADFIETFDMQNKDYFVKFVVIATTMGERHALSLLDDLKTNLKNKGEEFLNIESSEEWTAIDLGDILIHLMSENYRQKYNIEDFLKTLNKDNKF
- the fumC gene encoding class II fumarate hydratase, which gives rise to MEYRIEHDTMGEIKVPNDKYWGAQTERSFENFKIGTEKMPKVLIYAFANLKKSLALVNNKLGKLDDAKKNAIVQACDEIVAGKFDDNFPLAIWQTGSGTQSNMNMNEVIANRATEIMGGDFRKEKLVHPNDHVNMSQSSNDTFPTAMSIVSVEQVEKKLIPALDELIATFEKKVKEFEGIIKIGRTHLQDATPLTLAQEFSGYLSMLLHSKEQLIASLPTLRELAIGGTAVGTGLNAHPELSEKVSEELSKLLGTKFISSPNKFHALTSHDAINFTHGAMKGLAANLMKIANDIRWLASGPRCGLGELIIPENEPGSSIMPGKVNPTQCEALTMVAVQVMGNDAAIGFAASQGNFELNVFKPVIIYNFLQSLDLLADAMHSFNIHCAVGIEPNKEKIDYNLHNSLMLVTALNPHIGYENAAKVAKNAHKKGISLKESAMELNLVSEEDFAKFVDPTKMIGPKK